GTGGTTGACGCACGACTTTGCCCTCCTCGTAGCCGAATCCCTCGGCCCCCAACATGCGAAGCACCGACCGTTTCGTGCCCTGGCTGGCATGGAATCGCGTGGCGTAGACGACCTCAATGGAGGCCACGTCGCGGTAACCTCGGGCCAGTACAGCGGCGCCGCAGTCTGACAGAGCAATTTCAAACGCATGGGCCGGCACGACAGCAACCCCTGCCTCGCGTGCTTTCGCATCGCGCTCCTGCACCGCACGGATGAAGGGCTGCTCCCCGGTGGTGTCCAAATAGTGCGCCCGGGCGGCAATCGCTGCATCCACCACAGGTTCTCCTAAATCGACAAACGGGCCCGCGCAGTTCACCATCACACGGCTGCGTTCCGCAACCGCTGCAAGCGACTGTGGCCGCGCCACGTCCGCAACCATCGTCGGCAAACCACCGTGCTCGCGCGCCAAGGCAGCAAGTTTTTGGGCGTTTCGTCCGGCCAAGAGAGGCCGTGCCCCCCGGGCCATCAACTCCGCCACCACTAAGCGGCCTGTGTACCCGGTGGCGCCAAACACCGTGATGCCGCGCTGCTCCATGCGTCCTCGTTTCGGCCGATCTCGCGGCGGAGTCAAGCGGGCTACCGCCCACCGCGTTCGCTTTGGTACGAACGGAGTATGCCGATCGACGACCTTTCCACAAAGTTACTCTGCGTCCGCCACGGGGAAAGCGAGGGAAATCGCGACCGGTGCTTTTGCGCCACCCCTGAAGTCCCGCTAACGGCCCTAGGCCGCGAGCAGGCGCTCGCGGCCGCACGCGCCCTGCAGGAGCAATTCCGGCCTGCGCGACTAATTTCGAGCCCGTACCGCAGAGCCTGGGAAACCGCCCAAGTGATCGCGCACGAGCTCGGCCTACGGGTGGAGGTCGAGCACGACTTGCGCGAGCGCAGCATCGGCATTTACGCCGGGCAACCCTACGACGTTGTACTCGAGGACCCGACCTTTCGCGAGCACGACCCATGGGCCTGGCGCCCGTTGGGTGGCGAGTCTCTCCTCGACGTAGCCGCTCGGGCGGTGCCCGCAGCCCAACGCATTGCCGAGCAAAACCTCGGCAGCGAGGTGGTGCTGGTCAGCCACGCCGGTGTCATTGCAGCGCTGTGTGCGGCCGCGTGCGGCGGTTGGCAACGCGTGCCTGCAGCCCGAAATGGCCAAATCATCGTCCTGGAATACCGACAGGGCCGGCTCTCGCTGCTTTCCTCTTGAGTGAGGCTGCGGAGGTTTGCGCAAACGAATCTTTTGTGAAACAAGCCAGGACCGAGGAGGTCGACGATGGCGCTTTGGCTCGAACAACCAGCGATGCGAGTGTTTGCCCTCACGTACTTGTTGTTGGTGCTCAAAATGCTCGCCGTCGGTTGGGTGACGAGCTACTACCGGCTGCGCAAGCGGGTGTTTGCCACGCCGGAGGATTATGCACTCCAGGGCCTTTCCCCTCGCGAGGTGCGGGACGAGGACGTAGAACGCGCGCGCCGCGCCCATCGCAACGACTTGGAGAATATTTTGCCGTTCTTTGCGGTGGGCTTCTTTTACGCACTCACCCAACCAAATCCTGCCGTGGCGCGCATTTTATTTGGCGGGTATCTGATCGCCCGTGTGCTGCATTCGATCTTTTACCTGGCCGCCCTTCAGCCGTGGCGTACCTTGGCCTTTGCCCTCGGCCAGGCCATCACCGTGGTGATGCTGCTCATCGCGTTCGCCCGCATTTGGTGACCGATCGAACGCCGGTTCGCCGACTAGCCAGGGTCCTTGCGCACTGACTTGGTCCCTTGGCTTGAGATATAACACCGCGCCACGTTGCGCGGCGGGACTTCCTGCCACACCGCCGGCGGCGGTGCGGTCACTCCGTGACGCGCATCCAAACTCGTTCAGGGAGCCAATGCGCGCACAACCCGGGCTGGACAAGTCCGGCAAGAATCCGAGCGCTCTCGACGAT
This sequence is a window from Candidatus Binatia bacterium. Protein-coding genes within it:
- a CDS encoding saccharopine dehydrogenase NADP-binding domain-containing protein, which gives rise to MEQRGITVFGATGYTGRLVVAELMARGARPLLAGRNAQKLAALAREHGGLPTMVADVARPQSLAAVAERSRVMVNCAGPFVDLGEPVVDAAIAARAHYLDTTGEQPFIRAVQERDAKAREAGVAVVPAHAFEIALSDCGAAVLARGYRDVASIEVVYATRFHASQGTKRSVLRMLGAEGFGYEEGKVVRQPPARYHRAVELPEGWGVLEAVSFPSAEILTIPRHVRTRAVRTYLALPKLVALGALWLVPPVRVLAKTPLVRIAERLLGSETSGPDPAVRAADRFLICVEIRGVSRGEARRETLVITGRDPYGITAAVAAQGALRMAAEGYNRSGVLAPAQAFDPEAVLADCAAFDVVWKKLA
- a CDS encoding histidine phosphatase family protein gives rise to the protein MPIDDLSTKLLCVRHGESEGNRDRCFCATPEVPLTALGREQALAAARALQEQFRPARLISSPYRRAWETAQVIAHELGLRVEVEHDLRERSIGIYAGQPYDVVLEDPTFREHDPWAWRPLGGESLLDVAARAVPAAQRIAEQNLGSEVVLVSHAGVIAALCAAACGGWQRVPAARNGQIIVLEYRQGRLSLLSS
- a CDS encoding MAPEG family protein, which gives rise to MALWLEQPAMRVFALTYLLLVLKMLAVGWVTSYYRLRKRVFATPEDYALQGLSPREVRDEDVERARRAHRNDLENILPFFAVGFFYALTQPNPAVARILFGGYLIARVLHSIFYLAALQPWRTLAFALGQAITVVMLLIAFARIW